One window of the Candidatus Chryseobacterium colombiense genome contains the following:
- a CDS encoding DUF3098 domain-containing protein — protein MSNKTNKFSAADFGKETETSKENTFYFGKENFKWMLIGLACIVVGFLLMMGPDANTVDGKFDPNSWNDGIFSIRRIRIAPMLVVIGFAIEVYAILKKK, from the coding sequence ATGAGCAATAAAACAAATAAATTTTCCGCAGCGGACTTCGGAAAAGAAACAGAAACTTCCAAAGAAAATACGTTTTACTTCGGAAAAGAAAACTTTAAATGGATGTTAATTGGTTTAGCATGTATTGTGGTTGGATTTCTTTTAATGATGGGACCGGACGCGAATACAGTAGATGGAAAATTCGATCCGAATTCCTGGAATGACGGTATCTTTTCTATCCGCAGAATCAGAATTGCACCTATGCTTGTAGTCATTGGTTTTGCCATAGAGGTATACGCGATTTTGAAAAAAAAATAA
- a CDS encoding undecaprenyl-diphosphate phosphatase encodes MDLIHTIILAIVEGLTEFLPISSTAHMKIVDFLTNAKEDSFRNMFEVVIQLAAILAVVVLYWKKFFNFKNIHFYLMLLVAVIPALVFGALLKKHIDAALENMWVIATVMILGGFVLVFIDKIFKNNPIDDDTQISYGKAFKIGCFQVLSIIFPGLSRSAATIIGGLTQKLSRKEAAEFSFFLAVPTMIAASAKSFYDACKDNFMSLHNITDENTKVHLSDVFSGDNINTFLAGNNGLYLAVGCIVAFIVAMFAVKFFIDFLNKHGFKYFGIYRIIVGCFILFLLIKGK; translated from the coding sequence ATGGATCTTATACATACTATTATCCTTGCGATCGTAGAAGGATTAACAGAGTTCTTACCAATATCTTCAACTGCTCATATGAAGATTGTGGATTTTCTTACCAATGCAAAGGAAGATTCTTTTCGCAATATGTTTGAAGTTGTGATTCAGTTAGCAGCTATCTTAGCGGTTGTTGTACTCTATTGGAAAAAATTCTTCAATTTTAAAAACATACATTTTTATCTGATGCTTTTGGTAGCCGTAATTCCAGCCTTGGTTTTCGGTGCTTTGTTGAAAAAACATATTGATGCTGCATTAGAAAATATGTGGGTTATAGCAACAGTGATGATCTTGGGAGGTTTTGTCCTGGTTTTTATAGATAAGATTTTTAAGAATAATCCGATTGATGATGATACCCAGATTTCTTACGGAAAGGCCTTTAAAATTGGGTGTTTTCAGGTACTGAGTATTATTTTTCCGGGATTGTCAAGAAGTGCGGCAACAATTATTGGTGGATTGACACAAAAGCTTTCAAGAAAAGAAGCTGCCGAATTTTCTTTCTTTTTAGCTGTCCCTACAATGATAGCGGCAAGTGCAAAAAGTTTTTATGATGCCTGTAAAGACAACTTTATGTCATTGCATAATATAACAGATGAAAATACAAAAGTTCATTTGTCAGATGTGTTTTCCGGAGATAATATCAATACTTTTTTAGCGGGAAATAATGGATTATATCTTGCCGTAGGCTGTATTGTTGCGTTTATTGTAGCAATGTTTGCAGTTAAATTTTTTATTGATTTTCTTAATAAGCATGGTTTTAAATATTTCGGGATTTATAGAATTATCGTAGGCTGCTTTATTTTGTTCTTATTGATAAAAGGAAAATAA
- the truB gene encoding tRNA pseudouridine(55) synthase TruB yields the protein MTAEDLQSGHIFLLDKPLDWTSFQAVNKMKYKLKREFNLPKKFKIGHAGTLDPRATGLLIVCCGKFTKKIPEIQDAPKEYWTEIKIGVQTESYDTEKPEILHQDFSHITEEHITAALEKFVGEIEQKPPVFSAIKIDGQRAYNLARAGEEVEMKSRKTTIFYIEDIKIDLPLVSFTVGCSKGTYIRSLAHDIGQELRVGAYLTQLRRTKIGDYKIEDATSDFLENTFRFNHS from the coding sequence ATGACCGCAGAAGACTTACAATCAGGACATATATTTTTATTGGACAAACCTCTGGATTGGACCTCTTTTCAGGCAGTCAATAAAATGAAATACAAACTCAAAAGAGAGTTTAATCTTCCTAAAAAATTCAAAATCGGCCATGCCGGAACATTAGATCCCAGAGCAACGGGACTTTTAATTGTCTGCTGTGGCAAATTCACCAAAAAAATTCCTGAAATTCAGGATGCCCCGAAAGAATACTGGACCGAGATAAAAATCGGAGTGCAGACAGAATCTTATGATACCGAGAAACCTGAGATCCTTCATCAGGATTTTTCGCATATTACAGAAGAGCATATTACAGCTGCTTTGGAAAAATTTGTCGGGGAAATCGAACAAAAACCCCCTGTATTTTCAGCCATAAAAATTGATGGGCAAAGAGCCTATAATTTGGCAAGAGCAGGAGAGGAGGTTGAAATGAAATCAAGAAAAACAACGATCTTTTATATTGAGGATATTAAAATTGATTTGCCTCTTGTAAGCTTTACGGTAGGCTGCTCAAAGGGAACCTATATCAGAAGTTTGGCTCACGATATTGGTCAGGAATTGAGAGTGGGGGCTTATTTAACACAACTGAGAAGAACAAAAATCGGAGACTATAAAATTGAAGATGCTACATCCGATTTTTTAGAAAATACCTTTAGATTTAATCATTCATGA
- the rluF gene encoding 23S rRNA pseudouridine(2604) synthase RluF, protein MEKTRINKYLSEVGYCSRRAADKLLEEGRIKINGKIPELGTKVSDEDLVEVDGKPIREQEDKPVYIAFNKPVGIVCTTDTKREKNNIVDYINYPKRIFPIGRLDKPSEGLILLTSDGDIVNKILRARNNHEKEYLVRVDKPITPRFLEKMRNGVPILDTVTKKCEVEKIDDMNFRIVLTQGLNRQIRRMCEFLGYEVKKLKRIRIMNIKLDLPIGKWRDLTDEELATLNKLMEGSSKTFD, encoded by the coding sequence ATGGAAAAAACGCGTATCAATAAATATTTGTCAGAAGTGGGATACTGCTCCAGAAGAGCAGCAGACAAACTTTTGGAAGAAGGACGAATTAAGATCAATGGCAAAATTCCTGAATTGGGAACAAAAGTTTCCGATGAAGATCTGGTAGAAGTGGATGGAAAACCTATCCGTGAGCAAGAGGATAAACCGGTTTATATCGCTTTTAACAAACCTGTCGGAATTGTCTGTACCACAGATACGAAACGCGAAAAAAACAATATTGTTGATTATATTAATTATCCGAAGAGAATTTTCCCAATCGGAAGGTTGGATAAACCCAGTGAAGGTCTTATTCTGTTGACGAGTGACGGTGATATTGTCAATAAAATTCTCAGAGCAAGAAATAACCACGAAAAAGAATATCTGGTAAGAGTAGACAAGCCGATCACTCCAAGATTCCTGGAAAAAATGCGAAATGGAGTTCCTATTTTAGATACCGTAACCAAGAAATGTGAAGTTGAGAAAATAGACGATATGAATTTCAGAATTGTCCTTACACAAGGTCTGAACCGTCAAATCCGCAGAATGTGCGAATTTTTAGGCTATGAAGTAAAAAAACTGAAACGAATTCGCATCATGAACATCAAATTAGATCTCCCGATCGGTAAATGGAGAGATTTAACGGACGAAGAATTGGCAACTTTGAATAAATTAATGGAAGGTTCAAGCAAAACTTTTGACTAA